The following are encoded together in the Zonotrichia albicollis isolate bZonAlb1 chromosome 10, bZonAlb1.hap1, whole genome shotgun sequence genome:
- the LYPD6 gene encoding ly6/PLAUR domain-containing protein 6 isoform X2, translating to MAWPPRLLLFLFLFLLLLPGRAPAARSRDFTAKDIVYLHPSTTPYPHGFKCFTCEKASDNYECNRWAPDVYCPRGTRYCFSQHMMRASGESVSVTKRCVALEECLSTGCTYIRHEEYKVCTSCCEGSICNLPLPRNASDAVFATLAPLGATAAPAPLGPAALGLALLAQRWLTAAAAGR from the exons ATGGCCTGGCCACCAAggctgctcctgttcctgttcctgttcctgctgctgctgcccggccGCGCTCCGGCCGCGCGGAGCCGCGACTTCACCGCCAAGGACATCGTCTACCTCCACCCCTCCA CCACGCCGTATCCTCACGGATTTAAGTGTTTCACCTGCGAAAAGGCCTCAGATAATTACGAGTGCAACCGCTGGGCTCCGGATGTTTACTGCCCCCGAG gGACCAGGTACTGCTTCAGCCAGCACATGATGAGGGCCAGCGGGGAGAGCGTGTCTGTCACCAAGCGCTGCGTGGCCCTGGAGGAGTGTCTGAGCACGGGCTGCACCTACATCCGGCACGAGGAGTACAAG GTGTGCACGTCGTGCTGCGAGGGCAGCATCTGTAACCTGCCGCTGCCGCGGAACGCCTCGGACGCCGTGTTCGCCACGCTGGCCCCGCTCGGCGCCaccgcggccccggccccgctcggccccgccgcgctcggGCTGGCGCTGCTGGCACAGCGCTGGCTCACGGCCGCGGCCGCGGGACGCTGA